In Plodia interpunctella isolate USDA-ARS_2022_Savannah chromosome 9, ilPloInte3.2, whole genome shotgun sequence, a single genomic region encodes these proteins:
- the LOC128672494 gene encoding NADP-dependent malic enzyme-like — protein sequence MFTKFSKTLSYLKACPKQFQFGATAIIQPNSIRYFRENVTVPNSIRGIDHIRDPKFNKGLAFSLRERQALGLQGLLAAKVTTLDQQVHIMTISLDRYLDDLNKYMFLVEVRDTNEKLFFNLLASDIEKYLPIVYTPTVGLACQKFGITYKRPRGLFVTIHDKGHVYSIMRNWPENDVKAIVFTDGERILGLGDLGAYGMGISVGKLALYTALAGIQPHQCLPIMIDVGTNNESLLADPLYIGCRHKRIKGDEYLALLDEFMEACVKRYGRNTLLQFEDFALENAGPLLTRYKNKYCTFNDDIQGTASVVVSGLLAARRITKKKMCENITIFLGAGSAATGIAHLMVSAMVDEGISEKEAQAKIYMHDVEGLLTTKRPGGVPAHAVAFGKNDEPEKSFEAVVAKLKATCIIGCSTVGGLFTPAILKQMAKNTERPIIFALSNPTSKAECTAQQAYDNTEGRCVYASGSPFPPVKYGGKEYLTGQGNNSYIFPGVALGVIATACHTVTDKMFLIAAETLAKLVKEEDLAIGRIYPPLKQVKDVSLDIAVEVSEYAYKENIATVHPKPDNLKEFIRAHIYSLDYENILPDFFDYPEIEPPIPIKSYEEIANAFKPKKPVPRTKPPPAQ from the exons ATGTTTACTAAGTTTAGTAAAACACTTTC ATACCTAAAAGCATGTCCCAAACAATTTCAATTCGGTGCCACTGCCATTATTCAACCCAACTCAATTCGATATTTTCGCGAAAACGTAACAGTTCCAAATTCCATTAGAGGTATAGACCACATCAGGGATCCCAAATTCAATAAG GGTCTTGCATTTTCTTTGAGGGAGCGACAAGCGCTAGGTTTGCAAGGGCTGTTGGCGGCAAAAGTTACTACTTTAGACCAACAAGTGCACATTATGACGATTTCTCTGGACAGGTATCTGGATGACCTGAACAAATACATGTTCTTAGTTGAAGTGCGG GACacgaatgaaaaattatttttcaacctCTTAGCCAGTGACATTGAGAAGTATCTGCCCATAGTATACACCCCCACTGTAGGCTTGGCTTGTCAGAAGTTTGGCATCACGTATAAGAGACCCAGAGGCCTCTTTGTAACTATACATGATAAAGGTCACGTCTACAGTATCATGAGAAATTG GCCCGAAAATGATGTGAAAGCTATAGTATTCACGGACGGCGAACGAATTCTTGGTCTTGGGGATCTTGGAGCTTATGGCATGGGCATTTCTGTGGGCAAGCTAGCGTTGTACACGGCATTGGCGGGTATTCAACCACACCAGTGTCTGCCCATTATGATCGACGTGGGGACCAACAATGAA AGCCTTCTTGCCGACCCCCTATATATCGGTTGTCGGCATAAACGGATCAAAGGTGACGAATATCTGGCGTTACTTGACGAGTTCATGGAAGCTTGCGTCAAGAGATACGGACGAAATACTCTTTTGCAA TTCGAAGATTTTGCTCTGGAGAATGCTGGTCCTCTTCTGACGAGGTACAAGAACAAATATTGCACTTTCAATGATGACATTCAAGGCACAGCCAGCGTCGTAGTATCAGGATTACTTGCTGCTCGTAGAATTACCAAGAAGAAAATGTGTGAGAATATCACAATTTTTCTTGGGGCCGGCTCG gcgGCAACTGGCATAGCCCATTTGATGGTATCGGCGATGGTCGATGAGGGTATATCAGAAAAGGAGGCACAAGCGAAAATCTACATGCACGATGTTGAGGGGCTGCTAACTACTAAGAGGCCCGGGGGAGTGCCTGCGCACGCCGTCGCTTTCGGCAAAAATGATGAGCCTGAAAAGAGTTTTGAAGCAGTCGTAGCCAAATTGAAGGCTACTTGTATCATTG gGTGTTCGACGGTAGGAGGCTTATTCACGCCggcaatattaaaacaaatggcGAAAAATACCGAAAGACCAATCATCTTTGCCCTTTCGAATCCGACGAGCAAAGCCGAATGCACAGCACAGCAGGCCTATGACAACACtgag GGTCGGTGTGTTTATGCCTCTGGATCTCCGTTCCCGCCAGTCAAATATGGCGGCAAAGAATATCTAACAGGGCAGGGGAACAACTCCTACATATTCCCTGGTGTGGCACTTGGAGTCATCGCCACCGCTTGTCACACTGTCACTGACAAAATGTTCTTGATTGCCGCCGag ACATTGGCAAAATTGGTTAAAGAAGAAGATCTGGCAATTGGCCGTATTTATCCGCCATTGAAACAAGTGAAGGATGTGTCATTGGATATAGCTGTCGAAGTCTCGGAGTATGCGTATAAAGAAA ATATAGCTACAGTTCACCCAAAGCCTGACAATTTGAAAGAGTTTATACGGGCgcatatttattcattagaCTACGAAAATATCTTGCCGGACTTCTTCGATTATCCCGAGATTGAACCACCCATTCCTATAAAGTCGTATGAAGAAATAGCGAACGCGTTTAA ACCGAAGAAACCTGTCCCAAGAACCAAGCCACCACCAGCTCAATAG